The following proteins are co-located in the Aquarana catesbeiana isolate 2022-GZ linkage group LG02, ASM4218655v1, whole genome shotgun sequence genome:
- the LOC141126613 gene encoding E3 ubiquitin-protein ligase TRIM39-like: protein MASADLRRELDCSVCLNIYTDPVMLLCGHNFCRVCIERVLDTQGRSGGYSCPECRTEFQERPALCRNITLCNIVENFLSTHPGEEKSEVFCTHCVDSPVPAVKSCLLCEASLCDKHLRVHSKSPEHVLCDPTTSLESRKCSVHKKILEYYCSVDGACICLACRLDGAHHGHQVKMLAAAFEMKQEKMKTVHQKLKTKQKEAVRRIQHLQEHQKKVMNKADGEKSKITVLLGNLRRRLEDLEKKVLGEISEQAEKISISISNMTRELEIKKEELSRKMGDIEELCNMTDPLIVLQKSETGDLCETENGDDEDRERYDNLRDLDMGGISHTLHTGLSDIMSGISNRMEEAGDKFLDESTAGNKLQISEDGKTVTALPSPFRNLPETPKRCEFSQVMSSQSFSSGRHVWEVDVGGSDKWDIGMCYPSVKRSWKPEICFKRDHPDLVQYKDKYWGTHKYTVHYGLAGHSEYNSPYTKIIRMYLDYEAGKISFYEPSVPVRHLHTFTATFTEPLHVVIGMWDDYGYLMICGGRVIKDHK from the coding sequence atggcgtctgctgatctgaggaGGGAGCTGGactgttccgtctgtctgaacatttatactgaTCCAGTAATGCTGTTATGTGGAcataacttctgccgggtctgtattgaacGTGTGTTGGATACACAGGGGAGGTCTGGAgggtattcctgtcctgaatgcagaacAGAGTTCCAGGAACGTCCCGCACTGTGCAGAAACATAACTCTGTGCAACATTGTGGAGAACTTCCTGTCTACTCACCCAGGCGAGGAGAAGTCTGAGGTCTTCTGTACtcactgtgtggactctcctgtacctgctgtgaagtcctgtctgctctgtgaagcttctctgtgtgataaacacctgagagtccacagcaagtcaccagaacacgtcttatgtgaccccaccacttctctggagagcaggaaatgctccgtccataagaagatcctggagtattactgcagcGTGGATGGTGCCTGTATCTGTCTGGCCTGCAGGTTGGATGGAGCTCACCACGGGCATCAGGTGAAAATGTTGGCTGCGGCTTTTGAAATGAAGCAGGAGAAGATGAAAACTGTCCACCAAAAACTGAAGACAAAGCAAAAAGAGGCAGTGAGGAGAATTCAACATCTTCAGGAACACCAGAAGAAAGTGATGAACAAAGCAGATGgggagaaatcaaagatcaccgTTCTGCTTGGAaacctcaggagacgtctggaagacctggaaaaGAAAGTCCTGGGGGAGATCTCCGAGCAGGCAGAGaagatctccatctccatctcaaATATGACCCGGGAGCTGGAGATAAAGAAGGaagagctgtccaggaagatgggtGACATTGAGGAGCTGTGCAACATGACAGATCCATTGATTGTCCTACAGaaatcagagactggggacttgtGTGAAACTGAGaatggagatgatgaggacagagagagatatGATAACCTTAGGGATCTGGACATGGGTGGGATCTCACACACATTGCACACAGGGttatctgatatcatgtctgggATAAGTAACAGGATGGAGGAAGCTGGAGACAAGTTTCTGGATGAAAGCACCGCTGGTAATAAGCTACAAATCTCAGAAGACGGGAAAACTGTAACCGCCCTTCCATCACCATTCAGGAATCTTCCAGAAACACCAAAGAGGTGTGAGTTTTCCCAGGTAatgagcagtcagagtttctcctcaggtcGGCATGTCTGGGAGGTGGATGTTGGGGGATCAGATAAATGGGAtatcgggatgtgttaccccagtgtAAAAAGAAGCTGGAAACCTGAAATATGTTTCAAAAGGGACCACCCTGACCTAGTGCAATACAAGGACAAATACTGGGGTACACATAAGTACACTGTTCATTATGGATTAGCTGGACACTCAGAATATAACAGTCCTTACACTAAGATAATCAGGATGTATCTGGATTACGAGGCCGGAAAGATCTCCTTTTATGAGCCGTCTGTCCCCGtcagacacctccacaccttcaccgcCACCTTCACTGAACCCCTCCATGTTGTGATCGGTATGTGGGATGATTATGGTTATTTAATGATATGTGGTGGGAGGGTCATAAAGGATCATAAATGA